From the genome of Papaver somniferum cultivar HN1 chromosome 2, ASM357369v1, whole genome shotgun sequence, one region includes:
- the LOC113350351 gene encoding transcription termination factor MTEF18, mitochondrial-like — protein sequence MILRRIIPRGVRAFLNANLYYVTPISSVEPLENFNLVKKHCFDTGGYSYMSSKSQSSSIANRASKAACNDAQGVLFDYLHYTRNLQYNDSEHISKNSPIFLQSLISKVDNDKNISQALTKYLRYHPINEFEPFFESLGLAPSEFTSLLPRDLMFLGDEEILLDNYHVLCNYGISRDKIGQMYKEANEIFGFDHGVLAAKLRAYEEEMGLSRPTIIALVTCYPTLLTGIVDQDFVQFLEKLDSFGVLSCRWIRGYLSDGNTYSWNKMLVMMEFLEEMGFKKLEIGSLFDKNPDFLFEDSGNKIYKLVALLLKIGLSAEIILSLFLRHSLLLAGNFTENLSGALHFLSEIKMETEDIAMIIRSHTHALGCCSLKKQPRTVLSQLNISPQKLCEIIKEDPQKLIAFAAKKRDTGGHQHLREKTTFLLSIGYVENTEDFIKALKEFRGKGDQLQERFDYLVNAGLDHHDVCKMIKSAPFVLEQTKDVIETKIKLLADHLGKPLQYLVAHPKYFSYDVERIKLRFSMHTWLREEGLITKRSSFYSILWPSDVQFVKLYVNLDSEGPAVWERLKEQLSSNVEVAI from the exons ATGATACTCCGAAGAATCATTCCTCGAGGAGTTAGAGCGTTTCTGAATGCCAATCTTTATTATGTTACTCCAATTAGTTCTGTTGAACCTTTAGAAAACTTCAATTTGGTGAAAAAGCATTGTTTTGATACTGGTGGATATTCTTATATGTCAAgcaaatcacaaagttcttctaTTGCAAATAGAGCATCGAAGGCTGCGTGCAATGATGCACAAGGTGTGTTGTTTGATTACCTACATTACACTAGAAACTTGCAGTATAATGATTCAGAACATATAAGCAAGAATTCTCCGATATTTCTCCAATCACTTATATCAAAGGTTGATAATGATAAAAACATTAGTCAGGCGTTGACGAAGTATCTTCGATATCACCCCATTAATGAGTTTGAACCGTTCTTTGAGAGTTTAGGTTTGGCCCCATCTGAGTTTACTTCACTTCTTCCGCGTGATTTGATGTTTCTCGGTGATGAAGAGATATTGCTTGATAATTATCATGTTCTTTGCAACTACGGGATTTCTCGTGACAAGATTGGTCAGATGTATAAGGAAGCGAATGAGATATTTGGATTTGACCATGGGGTCTTGGCTGCAAAACTTCGAGCTTATGAAGAAGAAATGGGTCTGAGTAGACCCACTATTATTGCGTTAGTTACCTGCTATCCAACACTGTTGACAGGCATTGTTGATCAAGATTTTGTTCAGTTTCTTGAGAAGTTGGACAGTTTTGGGGTATTAAGCTGCAGGTGGATTAGAGGGTATTTATCGGATGGGAACACATATAGTTGGAATAAAATGCTTGTCATGATGGAATTCCTTGAAGAAATGGGTTTCAAAAAGTTAGAAATCGGAAGTTTGTTTGACAAAAATCCTGATTTTCTGTTTGAAGATTCTGGGAATAAGATCTATAAACTGGTAGCTctattactgaaaataggtcttTCAGCAGAAATAATATTATCCTTGTTCCTTCGACATTCGCTACTCTTAGCTGGGAATTTTACTGAAAATCTGTCGGGGGCGCTGCATTTCCTGTCAGAGATTAAAATGGAAACTGAAGATATTGCCATGATTATCCGTTCGCACACACATGCCTTGGGTTGTTGTTCTTTGAAGAAGCAACCTAGAACAGTTCTGTCTCAGTTAAACATAAGCCCACAAAAGTTGTGTGAGATCATAAAGGAAGACCCTCAAAAGTTGATTGCTTTTGCTGCAAAAAAGCGTGATACTGGTGGACATCAACATCTTCGGGAGAAAACTACATTCTTGTTGAGTATAGGATATGTTGAAAATACAGAGGACTTTATTAAAGCTCTGAAGGAGTTTCGTGGTAAAGGTGATCAGTTACAGGAAAGATTCGACTACTTGGTAAATGCAGGATTAGACCACCATGATGTCTGCAAGATGATCAAATCTGCTCCTTTTGTGCTCGAACAGACAAAGGATGTGATTGAGACGAAGATTAAGCTTCTAGCAGATCATTTAGGTAAACCTTTGCAGTACTTGGTAGCACAtcctaaatatttttcttatgatGTAGAGAGAATTAAACTTAGGTTCTCTATGCATACATGGCTTAGAGAGGAAGGTCTAATAACAAAACGAAGTTCCTTCTATTCGATTCTGTGGCCATCAGATGTGCAATTTGTAAAGCTTTATGTGAATCTTGATTCAGAAGGACCAGCTGTTTGGGAAAGATTAAAGGAACAGTTGTCATCCAATGTCGAG GTAGCCATCTAG
- the LOC113350352 gene encoding eukaryotic peptide chain release factor GTP-binding subunit-like, producing the protein MAVQVKYEEGDKIEQVKDKEVVTFVTITHDQKSEEELHEEEQNKKHHLNVILIGHVDAGKCTAGGQILLLSGQVDERTIRKYEKEAMDNGRDSWYMAYIMDTDSEEREKGKTKEVGRAHFETANKRFTLLDAPGHKHYVSNMISAASEADIGVLVISARKGEFESGYEGGGQTREHVLLAKTFGVSKLIIVVNKMDDPTVEWSQERYNEVKSKITSFLRSAGYSAKKDVQFLPISALLGSNMKTRMHESECPWWKGPSLFEVLDALEIPQKDPNGPVRMPIVGKFRELGTNVLGKIESGSIGEEDTLLIMPNQAQVKVLEVYCDEQKVKRAGPGENVRVKLSGVEEADILAGFVLSSVENPITAVTEFIAQLQILELPDKTILAAPYKAVLHAHSAVGVDCEIVELVHQIDPKTRQPIAEKTPFVKNGAVVVCRIQVSNLMCIEKFSDSPQLGRFTLRTEGKTIAFGKVISI; encoded by the exons ATGGCTGTTCAAGTAAAATACGAAGAAGGTGACAAAATTGAACAAG TCAAGGATAAGGAAGTTGTCACTTTTGTAACTATCACCCATGATCAGAAGAGCGAAGAAGAGCTACATGAGGAGGAGCAAAACAAGAAGCACCACTTGAATGTCATACTCATAGGTCATGTTG ATGCAGGAAAATGCACAGCTGGTGGGCAGATACTTCTTCTCAGTGGACAGGTTGATGAAAGAACAATCCGGAAATATGAGAAGGAAGCGATGGACAATGGTCGAGATAGTTG GTATATGGCATATATAATGGATACTGATTCGGAGGAGCGTGAAAAG GGAAAAACAAAGGAGGTTGGTAGAGCACACTTTGAGACCGCAAACAAACGATTCACACTCTTAGATGCTCCG GGTCACAAGCATTACGTCTCAAATATGATAAGCGCGGCATCTGAAGCAGATATAGGGGTTCTG GTAATATCTGCTAGGAAAGGTGAATTTGAAAGTGGATATGAGGGAGGTGGACAAACGCGTGAGCATGTCCTCCTGGCCAAAACATTCGGTGTGTCTAAGTTAATTATTGTTGTCAACAAGATGGATGATCCGACAGTAGAATGGTCTCAAGAGAG GTACAATGAAGTCAAATCAAAGATAACTTCTTTCCTTAGATCTGCGGGTTACAGTGCGAAGAAAG ATGTTCAATTTCTCCCAATTTCTGCGCTGCTTGGTTCTAACATGAAAACTCGGATGCATGAGAGCGAGTGTCCTTGGTGGAAGGGTCCAAGTCTCTTTGAGGTTTTGGATGCCTTAGAAATCCCTCAGAAAGATCCGAATGGTCCAGTCAG gaTGCCAATTGTTGGCAAATTTAGGGAGTTGGGAACTAATGTTTTGGGAAAAATAGAGTCTGGTAGCATTGGGGAAGAAGACACCCTGCTGATTATGCCCAATCAG GCCCAAGTGAAAGTGCTTGAGGTGTACTGCGATGAACAAAAAGTTAAACGTGCTGGTCCTGGTGAGAATGTCCGAGTCAAATTGTCAGGGGTAGAAGAAGCGGATATATTGGCTGGCTTTGTCTTGTCTAGTGTGG AAAATCCGATAACCGCAGTGACGGAGTTCATTGCCCAACTGCAGATCCTAGAGTTGCCTGATAAA aCAATCCTTGCTGCACCTTACAAGGCAGTATTACATGCTCATTCTGCTGTCGGGGTGGATTGTGAGATTGTTGAGCTAGTGCACCAAATTGACCCAAAAACTAGACAACCTATCGCAGAAAAGACTCCTTTTGTTAAAAATGGTGCTGTGGTTGTCTGCCGGATTCAG gTTAGCAATCTGATGTGTATAGAAAAATTCTCAGACTCTCCACAGCTTGGACGATTTACCCTTCGTACAGAAG GTAAAACTATTGCATTTGGGAAAGTAATTAGCATCTGA